The Panthera uncia isolate 11264 chromosome C2, Puncia_PCG_1.0, whole genome shotgun sequence genome contains a region encoding:
- the LOC125921253 gene encoding ATP synthase membrane subunit K, mitochondrial-like codes for MEGPETDASFHFSGIEKYFNSYTLTGRMNCVLATYRGIALMVLYFKLKYRNTPAMNGTVTDFKLYLIC; via the coding sequence ATGGAAGGTCCAGAAACTGATGCCTCATTCCATTTCAGTGGTATCGAAAAATATTTCAACTCTTATACTCTTACAGGTAGAATGAATTGTGTACTGGCCACATATCGAGGCATCGCTTTGATGGTCTTATACTTCAAGTTGAAGTATAGAAATACACCAGCTATGAACGGAACAGTAACAGATTTTAAGCTGTACCTCATCTGTTAA